The following coding sequences are from one Bos indicus x Bos taurus breed Angus x Brahman F1 hybrid chromosome 5, Bos_hybrid_MaternalHap_v2.0, whole genome shotgun sequence window:
- the LOC113893401 gene encoding antigen WC1.1-like, which translates to SDSRQLRLVDGGGHCAGRVEILDQGSWGTICDDGWDLDDAHVVCRQLGCGQALNATTSAHFGAGSGPIWLDDLNCTGKESHLWKCPSRGWGQHDCRHKQDAGVICSEFLALRMVSEDQQCAGWLEVFYNGTWGSVCRNPMEDITVSVICRQLGCGESGTLNTIVGLREGSRPQWVDGIRCRSTDTSLWQCPSDPWNYTSCSPKEEAYISCADSRQLRLVDGGGLCAGRVEILDEGSWGTICDNGWDLDDARVVCRQLGCGDALNAMGSAHFGAGSGPIWLNALDCRGKESHVWKCPSRGWGVHNCSHENDAGVVCSGFVRLVGDDGPCSGRVEVRPGEDWTLVSDGNFTLPTAQVICAELGCGEAVSVLGHELFRESDGQVWAEEFRCEGKERKLWWCPRVPCPGGTCHHSGAAQVVCSAYSEVRLMTNGSSQCEGQVEMKISGRWRALCASHWSLANANVVCRQLGCGVAISTPRGPHLVERGDQISTVRFHCSGAESFLWSCPVTALGGPDCSHGNTASVTCSGNQTRVLPQCNDSVSEPAGSVASEESAPYCLDSRQLRLVDGGGPCAGRVEILDQGSWGTICDDGWDLDDARVVCRQLGCGEALNATRSAHFGEGPGPIWLDDLNCTGKESHVWRCPSRGWGRHDCRHKEDAGVICSEFLALRMVSGDQECAGWLEVFYNGTWGSVCRSPMDDVTVSIICSQLGCGDSGSLNTSVGLREGSRPHWVDGIQCQRTDPSLWQCPSDPWNYNSCSPKEEAYISCAVRRPKSCPTAAPCTDREKLRLRGGDSECSGRVEVWHSGSWGTVCDDSWSLAEAEVVCQQLGCGQALEAVQAATFGPGNGSIWLDEVRCGGRESSLWDCAAEPWGQSDCKHKEDAGVRCSGVRTTVPTTTAGTRTTSNPLPGIFSLPGILCLILGALLFLVLIIFVTQLLRWRAERRALSSYEDALAEAVYEELDYLLTQKEGLGSPDQRTDVPAENYDDAEEVPVPGTPSASQGNEEEVFPEKEDGVRSSQTGSCLNFSREAADPGEGEESFWLLQGKKGDAGYDDVELSALGTSPVTFS; encoded by the exons TCAGACAGCAGACAGCTCCGCCTGGTAGATGGGGGCGGTCACTGCGCCGGGAGAGTGGAGATTCTtgaccagggctcctggggcaccATCTGTGATGATGGCTGGGACCTGGACGATGCCCACGTGGtgtgcaggcagctgggctgtggacAAGCCCTCAATGCCACGACATCTGCTCACTTCGGGGCAGGATCAGGACCCATCTGGCTGGACGACCTGAACTGCACAGGAAAGGAGTCTCACTTGTGGAAGTGCCCTTCCCGGGGCTGGGGGCAGCACGACTGCAGACACAAGCAGGACGCGGGGGTCATCTGCTCAG AGTTCCTGGCCCTCAGGATGGTGAGCGAGGACCAGCAGTGTGCTGGGTGGCTGGAAGTTTTCTACAACGGGACCTGGGGCAGTGTCTGCCGTAACCCCATGGAAGACATCACTGTGTCTGTGATCTGCAGACAGCTTGGCTGTGGGGAGAGTGGAACCCTCAACACTATTGTTGGTCTCAGAGAAGGTTCTAGACCCCAGTGGGTAGATGGAATTCGGTGTCGGAGCACTGATACCTCTCTCTGGCAGTGTCCTTCTGACCCTTGGAATTACACTTCCTGCTCTCCAAAGGAGGAAGCCTATATCTCGTGTGCAG ACAGCAGACAGCTCCGCCTGGTGGACGGAGGAGGTCTCTGCGCCGGGAGAGTGGAGATCCTTGACGAGGGCTCCTGGGGCACCATCTGTGATAACGGCTGGGACTTGGACGATGCCCGCGTGGtgtgcaggcagctgggctgtggagaTGCCCTCAATGCCATGGGGTCTGCTCACTTTGGGGCAGGATCAGGGCCCATCTGGCTGAACGCATTGGACTGCAGAGGAAAGGAATCCCACGTGTGGAAGTGCCCTTCCCGGGGCTGGGGAGTGCACAACTGCAGTCATGAGAACGATGCAGGAGTCGTCTGCTCAG GATTTGTGCGTCTGGTTGGAGACGATGGGCCCTGCTCAGGACGAGTAGAAGTACGTCCTGGAGAAGACTGGACCCTAGTGTCTGATGGAAACTTCACCCTCCCCACTGCCCAAGTCATCTGTGCAGAGCTGGGGTGTGGCGAGGCTGTGTCTGTTCTGGGACACGAGCTCTTCAGAGAGTCTGATGGCCAGGTCTGGGCTGAAGAGTTCAGGTGTGAGGGGAAGGAACGTAAGCTCTGGTGGTGCCCCAGAGTGCCTTGTCCAGGGGGCACTTGTCACCACAGTGGAGCTGCTCAGGTTGTTTGTTCAG CATACTCAGAAGTCCGACTCATGACAAATGGCTCCTCTCAATgtgaggggcaggtggagatgaAGATTTCTGGACGATGGAGAGCGCTCTGTGCCTCCCACTGGAGTCTGGCCAATGCCAATGTTGTCTGTCGTCAGCTCGGCTGTGGAGTCGCCATCTCCACCCCCAGAGGACCACACTTGGTGGAGAGAGGTGATCAGATCTCAACAGTCCGATTTCACTGCTCGGGGGCAGAGTCCTTCCTGTGGAGTTGCCCTGTGACTGCCTTGGGTGGTCCTGACTGTTCCCATGGCAACACGGCCTCTGTGACCTGCTCAG GAAACCAGACCCGGGTGCTGCCCCAGTGCAACGACTCCGTGTCTGAACCAGCAGGCTCTGTGGCCTCAGAGGAGAGCGCCCCCTACTGCTTAG aCAGCAGGCAGCTCCGCCTGGTGGACGGGGGTGGTCCCTGCGCTGGGAGAGTGGAGATCCTtgaccagggctcctggggcaccATCTGTGATGATGGCTGGGACCTGGACGATGCCCGCGTGGtgtgcaggcagctgggctgtggagaagcCCTCAATGCCACAAGGTCAGCTCACTTTGGGGAAGGGCCAGGGCCCATCTGGCTGGACGACCTGAACTGCACAGGAAAGGAGTCCCACGTGTGGAGGTGCCCTtcccggggctgggggcggcACGACTGCAGACACAAGGAGGACGCCGGGGTCATCTGCTCAG AGTTCCTGGCCCTCAGGATGGTCAGCGGGGACCAGGAGTGTGCTGGGTGGCTGGAAGTTTTCTACAACGGGACCTGGGGTAGTGTCTGCCGCAGCCCCATGGATGATGTCACTGTGTCCATCATCTGCAGTCAGCTTGGCTGTGGGGACAGTGGAAGTCTCAACACCTCTGTTGGTCTCAGGGAAGGTTCTAGACCCCACTGGGTAGATGGAATCCAGTGCCAGAGAACTGACCCCTCTCTCTGGCAGTGTCCTTCTGACCCTTGGAATTACAACTCATGCTCTCCAAAGGAGGAAGCCTACATCTCGTGTGCAG TaagaagacccaagagctgtCCAACTGCTGCCCCCTGCACAG ACAGAGAGAAGCTCCGGCTCAGAGGAGGAGACAGCGAGTGCTCAGGGCGGGTGGAGGTCTGGCACAGCGGCTCCTGGGGCACTGTGTGCGATGACTCCTGGAGCCTGGCAGAGGCTGAGGTGGTGTGTCAGCAGCTGGGCTGTGGCCAGGCCCTGGAAGCCGTGCAGGCTGCGACATTCGGCCCTGGAAATGGGAGCATCTGGCTGGACGAGGTGCGGTGTGGGGGCCGGGAGTCTTCCCTGTGGGACTGTGCTGCGGAGCCCTGGGGGCAGAGTGACTGCAAGCACAAGGAGGATGCTGGTGTGAGGTGCTCTG gtGTAAGGACAACAGTGCCCACGACTACAGCAG GGACCAGAACAACCTCAAATCCTCTCCCTGGCATCTTCTCCCTGCCTGGGATCCTCTGCCTCATCCTGGGggcccttctcttcctggtcctCATCATCTTTGTGACTCAGCTACTCAGATGGAGAGCAGAGCGCAGAG CCTTATCCAGCTATGAAGATGCTCTTGCTGAAGCTGTGTATGAGGAGCTCGATTACCTTCTGACCCAGAAGGAAGGTCTGGGCAGCCCAG ATCAGAGGACTGATGTCCCTGCTGAAAATTACGATGATGCTGAAGAAGTACCAGTGCCTGGAACTCCTTCTGCCTCTCAGGGGAATGAGGAGGAAGTGTTCCCAGAGAAGGAGGATGGGGTGAGGTCCTCTCAGACAG